One region of Coregonus clupeaformis isolate EN_2021a unplaced genomic scaffold, ASM2061545v1 scaf0649, whole genome shotgun sequence genomic DNA includes:
- the LOC123485334 gene encoding protocadherin-17-like, with protein MKATGVKPPPLEQEEDCVNCTDECRVLGHSDRCWMPQFPAGGAGGGGANQAEGVDYRNNMFVPAGMEAAMETTETYETVNPNGKKTFCTFGKERRDHTILVANVKPYLKAKRALSPLLQEVPSASNSPTKGCSSSSNNSPCASSTKSPADGAETKPTPSHYCSGPPDGQYHSPNKQSRDPGLLHHHNPHGPAYPSLSCDPVAKVLAEARSRISQEAGVGVRAGTDMDCVLEMEGGIHGGGELGRDGVDADQVVRDIDKLLQDCRGSETATGTLRRK; from the coding sequence aAGAAGACTGTGTTAATTGCACAGATGAGTGCAGAGTCCTAGGCCACTCCGACCGTTGCTGGATGCCGCAATTCCCAGCGGGAGGGGCGGGAGGTGGAGGAGCCAACCAGGCAGAGGGTGTGGACTACCGCAACAACATGTTCGTCCCCGCGGGGATGGAGGCTGCCATGGAGACCACAGAAACCTACGAGACCGTCAACCCCAACGGGAAGAAGACCTTCTGCACCTTCGGGAAGGAGCGTCGGGACCACACCATTTTAGTGGCTAACGTCAAGCCTTACCTGAAGGCCAAGAGAGCCCTCTCTCCGCTTCTCCAGGAGGTCCCCTCAGCCTCCAACTCCCCCACtaaaggctgctcctcctcctccaacaaCTCCCCCTGCGCCTCCTCCACTAAATCCCCCGCAGACGGAGCCGAGACGAAACCCACCCCCAGCCACTATTGCTCAGGCCCCCCCGACGGGCAGTACCACTCCCCCAACAAACAGAGCAGAGACCCAggcctcctccaccaccacaaccCCCATGGCCCAGCCTACCCTTCTCTCTCCTGCGACCCGGTGGCCAAGGTTCTAGCGGAGGCCCGGTCCCGGATCAGCCAGGAGGCTGGGGTGGGGGTCAGGGCGggaacagatatggactgtgttCTGGAAATGGAAGGGGGGATCCACGGAGGGGGGGAGCTGGGGCGGGACGGGGTCGATGCAGACCAGGTGGTCAGAGACATCGACAAACTGCTGCAGGACTGCAGAGGCAGCGAGACAGCCACCGGCACTCTCAGAAGAAAGTGA